aaatcatatctttatattcaagctatgagtcgttgaagcTTACCTAAATTTGGCtacattgttcatgaaaaaacacatatgtGAGTGTGCTTTAAAAAGTTTATGAGATTGGATTATGAAATAATTGTAGGAACCTAggtttaataatatgtttcacgaagaataaagacaaaaaatgttgtcaacgattttgttttcttgctacaagtaaaaactAGACCGATTATTTGCCCacatctgcaaatttggagacagatttgcaattcaataGTTAGACTTTATTCATATAAAGAATATGTAATTGGTGATTgattgtataaatcaaaatatttaaacaaatatcaaattttatgttttcagaatcatctttttttttaaataaactaatttaggggagataactcctttCATAAATGTGTATGACATGATTTTTCattaagcttttttcaactgatttttacagttccCAGAGGGTTTAGTTCACTTCGAGGGCGGGGATAACTTGTATCTCCATGGCTTTTTGTAGAGAGTCAATTTCAGTcctcttttcctttttcctttgaacaatggcattttctgaaattgaacaaacaatttcagaggcggatttagaagtggggggcccagggggcccgggccccccctttttgggaaaaaatttggttgcttatatagggaatcactgaagcgtgactggagcgggccccctcttaggtcagtcagtgggcccccacttatgaaaatttctggatccgccactgaatttatGAGTCATTTATAGTTTGATTTCATTGAATCAGTGATCAGTTTACGTCTATTAAAGTATAAGGATAAATCTGTGCTTTTTAATCAGCATTGATTTGATCACATTTATTCATTGACTGAGTCAACAAAAGTCACAAagccaaagattaaaaaaaaaatgtttgtacttcccctcacgcattcacgatgtcctcaatcagaaccgatcccctcacgcatgacttcatggaaaaatgttttttggaattattaagacgtctatcaacacaGGACAGCGCATacgccgccaaaaacaacattcatacccattgcacgaaaaaaaactaaatttgaacttgtaggtctgtaaatagaaccatttcaaaattgaaatgtcacttttttatgCAATTTCTCGTGggacaactgattttgtaggagttcaactctacgtacaacaggaaatgatacatgtatctcttcgttaaagtattcaccacagcatagcattctccgattttcaatattttgatcagttgaataagaaaattgagatttagaaatgtacataccttttgaagcggtgacaattactccactcaagcacaaccggaaaatcctctcacggttttcattgcagaaccaaatgttctgcgtgtgtagattaccagccgtggttatacaactttattaattgtattaaaatgaatattttgtactgcaacaacatcttacctgttagttataaagcacctgcacgatcAGTCCGTGAAATGTCATaaaattcacctattttggtatatatttcaaagctggatggctttaggcgcgataaaacccgctcgcatctcttactttgttttattagtattatgtatttctgaacatatacattttaactaattttcttcattttcttcgaaagtaaaaaaaagttcgtctgtttatttttattcccaatttatatttaattggtgacgattaagactttgacaaattgtgtactttcaaattggtgtatgaaaagaaaaataactgcagggttattgagtttaaattagataaattgcttttgaatttctttccctTAATGATATGCTTAGAGAAAAAAAGAGCCGCGGAAGATGTTATATTACCTAAATTTTAAATgctaaataaatagaaaattcatttctcttttaaaaccttaacccccccccccccccccccccccccccccgcccaaTTTCCTTTTTATCCAAAGTATTACtttttaagacacgtccatctaaatgaagtctgattaATCTCCAGCTAACCAGCTAATCCCCGTTTTGAAACTAACTTAAATATGATCCTCATTAAATTCGATCCAAAAATAGTCCTTTTATAGGAATAGCTATCCAAAAAGTCGTTTTAATTCCATTGAGTCTGGaactaatccaaatcagatttcttttatttggatattcttagatacattttttttgggcagaaattaccaaaaattgATTTAactatctttctaattttaaaacactgatttagatttacgttgtacacaaaatataataaaaaaagtttatgtCCCAgcgtagacaaaaaaaaaaggattgagaAACCTTTcgttttcctattttgaaactacgatgtttgtacgaagttcaactttgtcgtaatttcaaggcagatggcGGATTCGGGGGTGGGGGCGAACAGGTCATTAACCCTTGGATTggacaaagtatcgtgttttagcttaaaatcgtcaattttgtctttagtctcgctacactcggtgatattttttttaatttgatagaataacgcccctttTAAAATCCAGGAACCGCCCCTTAagataaaaatagatttgaactgtgcagtatatctgaggtagttaatgcacacctttgctgtgcattatccagattataacacagtaagaacaaagagattttactcttgccatgtgttaatagacatttatggcatatacagtaaaaatgatattttaggatccgcactttacatacactgtgacaaagattttattaattttaaaagtttattgtttCCATAGTAACAAATTATTATACACAACATTTAAAATTAAGAATCctttttagttgaaatgattcGGTTTATTTAACATGTTGTATAATGTATTATTAAACCTGTACGTAAAGTTTTGTAAAGCTGTTTCACTTGATAAAAAAGAGTTTGGGCAAGTTTTATTTGATTAGTTAAAATTTGCAAAGAGCTATGTTCCTTGATTTAGTTCATTTGtgaaattctaaatttattatCAAGTGAGATTgcgcggagacaggtaaacgggtatttgcgacagtaaaactaccgatggacgtccgcaaagcttcaaatacaatacagttatctctattctaatgcaaaacaagttcataattaaatttcaatcattatttcagtgtaaaatcttcattaaagaaaattccgcgaaaagatgttatcttctttggtccctacactaggtgacgtcataggtatgcttccggcgtcaaacataaacaccgggcgttttctggcttctctgccgcttcaaaatgtaataaattttgataaaaagaaaatttttaggcgcaacaagtgagttttttgtttattattgtagaaataacatgtcaacacattccgaaattcaaaatgtcggcttccttagttacagacaaggagatagagaattttacgcttgctgtcatccaatcagaacaattgttacaaaataattgcattagaatttatTGTGTTATAATTGAGCAGCACTTTGATTACTGATTTCAACAAATAAACGTCTTCATTTACTAGAACTTTCTCTTGTTTTACACCAGGCGCTAAAAGTCATCAGACGCAGCagaaaagacaaataacaaatgCACTCAACAGCAATTTTGTCGCCAATTCACAAacatttctacattggctagaggtatagggggagggttgagatctcataaacatgtttaaccccgccgcatttttgcgcctgtcccaagtcaggagcctctggcctttgttagtcttgtatcatttttaattttagtttcttttgtacaatttggagtttagtatggcgttcattatcactgaactaggggccagctgaaggacgcctctgggtgcgtgaatttctcgctacattgaggacctgttggtgaccttctgctgttgcttttctatgatcgggttgttgtctctttgacacattccccatttccattctcaattttagatactagtactgaaatttttaccaccgtccctacaccggtacctaagtcatcagaaaataaaacaacacaacagaacaaaTCAATTCCAAAACAAATCGTGATCGTAGGTAAACATCAAGAAGCTGAtgcatctgtatcacaacgaagggccgatttgttaaaatgccaGAAAATGCATAACATGTGTAAGTAACACAGGGTgatctatgaccaactgatgtaagatgttctccggttaaaatatatacatgtattatctataTTATCTTATAGACGACAAAACCTTAAAAGACCAGGACAAATACAGATAAacatatattcagaatgagaaaaaccgtttgaatttgttcgatattatttggctccctgacaagttacgtggtatggtataaggatgttaataataaaataaaatcaatattaaaaaaatcaatagtcttggccttgtttttgtaggaatacctgttcaaggtatgagaatagatgatgtgacgtattttcatgtactataattagcatctatcaagctatttaaaacatgatttacctatcttatcgaatgaaaaaaaatcccgacaaattggccctacctctttccgataaaacaataatattctaattctgtaattaaaaaaaaagaaaaaaaaatccagttgCTCTACCAATCTAAAGCAATGGCGTTCATACATATATCGTTCAAGTATGACATAAAAAGCAAATAATGTAGCTATACAATTGACTTACtagtattaaaataaataaaaaaacgtaAGTGATGCTAGtcataaataaatcaataaacgAATCATTATGATGCTTCTGATATGTCTTTATCGTGTTTAACGGGATGTTTTGGGTGATGTGCACCATTTGTATGATGTTTCTCTGTTGATTTGTCTGCTGCTTTGGGGGTGTGAGCTGCCTTAGGATGGTGCGCTTCTTTTGGGTGGTTTGATTCTTTATCTTTGTGATGAACATCTTTTTTTGGATGTGCAGCTTTAGCATGATGGACTTCTTTCGGTTTTTCCTTTTCATGATGGGCGTCTTTCGGGATATCCTTATCATGATGTGTTTTATCATGCTCCTCCTTTGACTGTTCTGTAACTGCTTTCGTGTCCTTTGGGTCATGCTTTTGTTTTGCTGGGTGGTGAGCTGCTTTCGCATGGTGTGTTTCTTTAGGGGGATGTACTGTCGAGCCATGCGTTTCCTTAGTTGGATGTTCTTTCGAACCATGCGTTGGATGTTCCTTCGAACCATGGGTTTCCTTAGTGGGATGTTCCTTCGAATCATGCGTTTCCTTAGTGGGATGTTCCTTCGTCCTAAGCGTTTCTTTAGTGTGGTGGTCTTCTTTGTGCCCTTTAACAGGGTGTGTCTTACTCAAATGATGATTTTCTTTAGTTGAATGGGGTTTATCTCCTTTCGAAATATGCGTTTCTTTCTGGCGACCCTCTTCCTTTTTATGTTGCGTATCTTTCGAGTGGCCCTCTTCTTTTTTATGGTGCGTATCTTTAGCGTGATGGGGTTGCTTGGCATGGTGGTTTCCTTCTTTAAGGGGATGAGCCTTTGGTGTAGGATGGGTTGTCTTGGACGGATGACCCTTCTTGGCGTGGTGATCTTTTGTCGTGTCTTCGAATTGAAGAGATTCTTTTGTCAAATCTTTTTCGTCTAAAGGATTAATTTTATCTGTTGCAGCAGATATCTGTGTAGTGTTTCCATCCTGCAGTGTCTCCTTTTCTTTTGAAAGACTATCTTCGTTTTCCGATTCTTTTACTCCTTTTACTGAATGATCTTCACTCATTTTGACTGAGGATTTATGTTGAAAATCCGTGAGCTACCTgtcgtaaataaaacaaaatatgtgaagAAGCAAGTCATGAAAATTATTTTCGAATCTAATAAAGCTTTTATATTCCCACTTTTCAAATTCAACGAAGTTACATTTAGAGGCCAACAATTCGATTTTCTGTGATAGCGACAGAATGGTTTTGAAAACGAATATCCTTGCCTGGTAAAACTTGCCCAAGCCAActgaatgaaaatgaaaacactGCAACACCGTCAAAATGCAGTATATAGTtgtatcaaaaatatatttttcgagAGGCAATACTGCGGGGAAAAACCAGAACGTATAGCAACAGATTTAATTATTAGTCAATctacaaacaacaacaaaatctgcacccccccccccctttttcaccCGAGAAAATGGTTGTCCCGttagatagaatgaaattcaaaacagtgtagctgtggccatttattgacacattaaaaccatccattgactgggacaatttaggtgaacgtttgtatgtaacgaccaatgctcactatgtactttttaaagacacttaaactatggggtcaccaaaggttctcaacacctaaataaagtaattcgaaaaattaatcataaataacacgatattttgatttatatcaattatataaatcaaaacacaaaagttattcctgattaatttttcgaattattttataattaaaggcgttaagaaacctttggtgaccccacagtttaaatgtctatcgtaggtacgtcgtgaacagtggtcgttacagacaaacgttcacgtaaattgtcccaatcaatggatgattttaatgtgtcaatcaatggccatagctacactgttttgaatttcattctatttattaGTCTTTTATTAGTCTGTCGTTTAAATATACTTCATAAAAATCCCGCCTATGATGTGATATTATCAATGTGACAACTTGACAACTATACCCACCACATAAATGAAGTGAATGTGCAAAATTTTAGGCAACcgttcagccttcaacaatgagaaaaccacCCATTTGGCATAGTTAGCTAGAAAATGCtcagacatgaaaaatatgaaacaattcaattgagataAC
The window above is part of the Mytilus galloprovincialis chromosome 4, xbMytGall1.hap1.1, whole genome shotgun sequence genome. Proteins encoded here:
- the LOC143072502 gene encoding uncharacterized protein LOC143072502 yields the protein MSEDHSVKGVKESENEDSLSKEKETLQDGNTTQISAATDKINPLDEKDLTKESLQFEDTTKDHHAKKGHPSKTTHPTPKAHPLKEGNHHAKQPHHAKDTHHKKEEGHSKDTQHKKEEGRQKETHISKGDKPHSTKENHHLSKTHPVKGHKEDHHTKETLRTKEHPTKETHDSKEHPTKETHGSKEHPTHGSKEHPTKETHGSTVHPPKETHHAKAAHHPAKQKHDPKDTKAVTEQSKEEHDKTHHDKDIPKDAHHEKEKPKEVHHAKAAHPKKDVHHKDKESNHPKEAHHPKAAHTPKAADKSTEKHHTNGAHHPKHPVKHDKDISEAS